In Microtus pennsylvanicus isolate mMicPen1 chromosome 12, mMicPen1.hap1, whole genome shotgun sequence, the following proteins share a genomic window:
- the LOC142832261 gene encoding scaffold attachment factor B1 isoform X2, with product MAETLSGLGDAGAAAASSAASETGTRRLSDLRVIDLRAELRKRNLDSSGNKSVLMERLKKAIEEEGGNPDDIEVTSEGNKKMPKRPSKGRKPEDEGVEDNGLEENSGDGQEDVETSLENLQDMDMMDISVLDEADIDSGSVADCVEEEEEEEETTLPERLTDNTELVEGDLKGLPEQLQEHAVDDKEAVNNVDTSSSDFTILQEMEEASLEPENEKILDILGETCKSEPVKEEGSELEQPFAQATSSVGPDRKLAEEEDLFESCGQPEEEEQEEEQEEEQEEEGDLALVRNSESESPSTRCQWSEADAPLAVVKREPAEAPGEVASTGGGPGMDHEPVGLEEPVEQSSTAALLTDATSQELVRAPTAALSPEPRDSKDDVKKFAFDACNDVPAAPKESSASEGADQKMSSVEEDSDTKRLSREEKGRSSCGRNFWVSGLSSTTRATDLKNLFSRYGKVVGAKVVTNARSPGARCYGFVTMSTAEEATKCISHLHKTELHGKMISVEKAKSEPAGKRVPDRRDGDSKKEKASTSDRSATLKREEKADRKDDAKKGDDGSTEKTKDSDDQKPGPSERSRTTKSGSRGTERTVVMDKSKGVPVISVKTSGSKERASKSQDRKSASREKRSVVSFDKVKESRKSRDSESRRERERSEREQRLQAQWEREERERLEIARERLAFHRHRLERERMERERLERERMHVEQERRREQERIHREREELRRQQELRYEQERRPAVRRPYDVDGRRDDAYWPEAKRAALDDRYHSDFGRQDRFHDFDHRDRGRYPNHSVDRREGSRSMMGDRDGQHYPERHGGPERHGRDSRDGWGYSSNKRISEGRGLPPPPRRDWGEHSRRLEDDRAWQGAADGGMMEREHKRWQGGERSMSGHSGPGHMMNRGGMSGRGSFAPGGASRGHVIPRGGMQGGFGGQSRGSRPSDARFTRRY from the exons ATGGCGGAGACTCTGTCGGGTTTAGGAGAcgcgggtgcggcggccgcgAGCTCCGCGGCGTCAGAGACCGGGACGCGGCGGCTCAGCGACCTGCGGGTGATCGACCTGCGGGCGGAGCTGCGGAAGCGGAACCTCGACTCGAGCGGCAACAAGAGCGTGCTGATGGAGCGGCTGAAGAAG GCCATTGAAGAAGAAGGTGGGAATCCTGATGACATTGAAGTCACCTCTGAAGGCAACAAGAAGATGCCTAAGAGGCCCAGCAAAG GGAGGAAACCAGAAGACGAGGGTGTGGAGGACAACGGGCtggaggagaattctggggatgGGCAG GAGGACGTGGAGACCAGCTTGGAGAACCTGCAAGACATGGACATGATGGACATAAGTGTGCTGGACGAGGCTGACATTGACAGTGGCAGCGTGGCAGactgtgtagaggaggaggaggaggaggaggagaccacCCTCCCCGAGCGCTTGACAGATAACACCGAATTGGTGGAAGGCGACTTGAAGGGActcccagagcagctgcaggagcaTGCT GTAGATGACAAGGAAGCTGTTAACAACGTGGATACGTCGTCGTCCGACTTCACCATCCTGCAG GAAATGGAAGAAGCATCCCTGGAGCCAG aaaatgagaaaatactcGACATTTTGGGGGAAACTTGTAAATCTGAGCCAGTAAAAGAAGAAGGTTCGGAGCTGGAGCAGCCCTTTGCCCAGGCCACGAGTAGTGTGGGGCCAGACAGGAAGCTGGCGGAGGAAGAGGACCTATTTGAGAGCTGCGGACAACCggaagaggaagagcaggaagaagagcaggaagaagaacaagaggaggagggagatttAGCTTTGGTCCGCAACAGCGAGTCTGAGTCTCCAAGTACTCGGTGTCAGTGGAGCGAGGCAGACGCCCCATTAGCAGTAGTGAAAAGGGAGCCGGCGGAGGCGCCGGGTGAAGTCGCAAGCACAGGCGGAGGCCCCGGGATGGACCACGAGCCTGTAGGGCTAGAGGAGCCAGTTGAGCAGAGTAGCACAGCTGCCCTGCTCACGGATGCCACCAGCCAGGAGCTGGTGAGAGCGCCCACAGCAGCTTTGAGCCCTGAGCCCCGAGATAGCAAAGACGACGTGAAGAAGTTTGCTTTTGACGCTTGTAATGACGTCCCTGCAGCTCCTAAAGAGTCCTCAGCCAGTGAGGGCGCTGATCAGAAAATGAG TTCTGTTGAAGAAGACTCGGACACAAAGAGGCTTTCCCGTGAGGAGAAGG GTCGCAGCAGCTGTGGTAGGAATTTCTGGGTCAGTGGCCTTTCGTCTACAACTAGAGCCACTGATCTGAAGAACCTATTCAGCAGATATGGGAAG GTGGTGGGTGCCAAGGTTGTGACGAATGCCCGCAGTCCTGGAGCTCGCTGTTACGGCTTTGTCACTATGTCCACAGCTGAAGAGGCAACAAAATGCATTAGCCATTTGCATAAGACTGAGCTGCATGGCAAAATGATCTCAGTGGAAAAG GCCAAAAGTGAGCCTGCTGGCAAGAGAGTGCCTGacaggagagatggagacagcAAGAAGGAGAAGGCCAGCACCAGTGACAG GTCAGCAACcctgaagagggaggagaaagccGACAGAAAAGACGATGCCAAAAAGGGGGACGATGGGAGCACAGAGAAGACCAAGGACTCGGACGATCAGAAGCCTGGGCCTTCAGAGCGCTCAAGGACCACCAAGTCAG GAAGCCGTGGTACCGAGCGCACTGTGGTGATGGACAAGTCCAAAGGTGTGCCTGTCATCAGTGTGAAGACATCTGGGTCCAAAGAGAGA GCCTCCAAAAGCCAGGACCGAAAGTCGGCCAGCCGGGAAAAGCGGTCTGTTGTGTCCTTTGACAAGGTTAAAGAGTCCCGAAAGTCCAGAGACTCTGAGTCACGGAG GGAGCGGGAGCGCAGCGAGCGGGAGCAGCGGCTGCAGGCACAGTGGGAGCGGGAGGAGCGGGAGAGGCTAGAGATCGCCCGTGAGCGCCTGGCTTTCCACCGCCATCGGCTAGAGCGTGAGCGCATGGAGCGGGAGCGGCTGGAGCGGGAGCGCATGCATGTGGAGCAGGAGCGGAGGCGTGAGCAGGAGCGCATCCACCGCGAACGAGAGGAGCTGCGAAGGCAACAGGAGCTGCGCTATGAGCAGGAGCGCAGGCCAGCCGTGCGCAGGCCCTATGATGTGGATGGCCG GCGCGATGATGCCTACTGGCCAGAAGCCAAACGGGCCGCACTGGATGACCGCTACCACTCAGATTTTGGACGCCAGGACCGCTTCCATGACTTCGACCACAGAGACCGGGGCCGCTATCCCAACCACTCCGTGGACAG GAGAGAAGGTTCAAGGTCGATGATGGGAGACCGAGATGGACAG CATTACCCTGAGCGCCATGGAGGACCTGAACGCCATGGCCGGGACTCTCGAGATGGCTGGGGCTACAGCTCCAACAAGAGAATAAGTGAAGGCCGAGggctgcccccacctcccag GCGTGACTGGGGGGAGCACAGTCGGAGACTTGAAGACGACCGGGCGTGGCAGGGCGCAGCTGACGGAGGCATGATGGAACGTGAGCACAAGAGGTGGCAAG GAGGTGAGAGGAGCATGTCAGGCCACTCAGGACCCGGCCACATGATGAACCGTGGAGGCATGTCAGG GCGTGGCAGTTTCGCCCCTGGTGGAGCCTCACGTGGCCATGTGATCCCGCGTGGAGGGATGCAGGGAGGCTTTGGAGGACAGAGTCGGGGCAGCAGACCCAGTGACGCCCGCTTCACCCGCCGCTACTGA
- the LOC142832261 gene encoding scaffold attachment factor B1 isoform X1, whose amino-acid sequence MAETLSGLGDAGAAAASSAASETGTRRLSDLRVIDLRAELRKRNLDSSGNKSVLMERLKKAIEEEGGNPDDIEVTSEGNKKMPKRPSKGRKPEDEGVEDNGLEENSGDGQEDVETSLENLQDMDMMDISVLDEADIDSGSVADCVEEEEEEEETTLPERLTDNTELVEGDLKGLPEQLQEHAVDDKEAVNNVDTSSSDFTILQEMEEASLEPENEKILDILGETCKSEPVKEEGSELEQPFAQATSSVGPDRKLAEEEDLFESCGQPEEEEQEEEQEEEQEEEGDLALVRNSESESPSTRCQWSEADAPLAVVKREPAEAPGEVASTGGGPGMDHEPVGLEEPVEQSSTAALLTDATSQELVRAPTAALSPEPRDSKDDVKKFAFDACNDVPAAPKESSASEGADQKMSSVEEDSDTKRLSREEKGRSSCGRNFWVSGLSSTTRATDLKNLFSRYGKVVGAKVVTNARSPGARCYGFVTMSTAEEATKCISHLHKTELHGKMISVEKAKSEPAGKRVPDRRDGDSKKEKASTSDRSATLKREEKADRKDDAKKGDDGSTEKTKDSDDQKPGPSERSRTTKSGSRGTERTVVMDKSKGVPVISVKTSGSKERASKSQDRKSASREKRSVVSFDKVKESRKSRDSESRRERERSEREQRLQAQWEREERERLEIARERLAFHRHRLERERMERERLERERMHVEQERRREQERIHREREELRRQQELRYEQERRPAVRRPYDVDGRRDDAYWPEAKRAALDDRYHSDFGRQDRFHDFDHRDRGRYPNHSVDRREGSRSMMGDRDGQHYPERHGGPERHGRDSRDGWGYSSNKRISEGRGLPPPPRGRRDWGEHSRRLEDDRAWQGAADGGMMEREHKRWQGGERSMSGHSGPGHMMNRGGMSGRGSFAPGGASRGHVIPRGGMQGGFGGQSRGSRPSDARFTRRY is encoded by the exons ATGGCGGAGACTCTGTCGGGTTTAGGAGAcgcgggtgcggcggccgcgAGCTCCGCGGCGTCAGAGACCGGGACGCGGCGGCTCAGCGACCTGCGGGTGATCGACCTGCGGGCGGAGCTGCGGAAGCGGAACCTCGACTCGAGCGGCAACAAGAGCGTGCTGATGGAGCGGCTGAAGAAG GCCATTGAAGAAGAAGGTGGGAATCCTGATGACATTGAAGTCACCTCTGAAGGCAACAAGAAGATGCCTAAGAGGCCCAGCAAAG GGAGGAAACCAGAAGACGAGGGTGTGGAGGACAACGGGCtggaggagaattctggggatgGGCAG GAGGACGTGGAGACCAGCTTGGAGAACCTGCAAGACATGGACATGATGGACATAAGTGTGCTGGACGAGGCTGACATTGACAGTGGCAGCGTGGCAGactgtgtagaggaggaggaggaggaggaggagaccacCCTCCCCGAGCGCTTGACAGATAACACCGAATTGGTGGAAGGCGACTTGAAGGGActcccagagcagctgcaggagcaTGCT GTAGATGACAAGGAAGCTGTTAACAACGTGGATACGTCGTCGTCCGACTTCACCATCCTGCAG GAAATGGAAGAAGCATCCCTGGAGCCAG aaaatgagaaaatactcGACATTTTGGGGGAAACTTGTAAATCTGAGCCAGTAAAAGAAGAAGGTTCGGAGCTGGAGCAGCCCTTTGCCCAGGCCACGAGTAGTGTGGGGCCAGACAGGAAGCTGGCGGAGGAAGAGGACCTATTTGAGAGCTGCGGACAACCggaagaggaagagcaggaagaagagcaggaagaagaacaagaggaggagggagatttAGCTTTGGTCCGCAACAGCGAGTCTGAGTCTCCAAGTACTCGGTGTCAGTGGAGCGAGGCAGACGCCCCATTAGCAGTAGTGAAAAGGGAGCCGGCGGAGGCGCCGGGTGAAGTCGCAAGCACAGGCGGAGGCCCCGGGATGGACCACGAGCCTGTAGGGCTAGAGGAGCCAGTTGAGCAGAGTAGCACAGCTGCCCTGCTCACGGATGCCACCAGCCAGGAGCTGGTGAGAGCGCCCACAGCAGCTTTGAGCCCTGAGCCCCGAGATAGCAAAGACGACGTGAAGAAGTTTGCTTTTGACGCTTGTAATGACGTCCCTGCAGCTCCTAAAGAGTCCTCAGCCAGTGAGGGCGCTGATCAGAAAATGAG TTCTGTTGAAGAAGACTCGGACACAAAGAGGCTTTCCCGTGAGGAGAAGG GTCGCAGCAGCTGTGGTAGGAATTTCTGGGTCAGTGGCCTTTCGTCTACAACTAGAGCCACTGATCTGAAGAACCTATTCAGCAGATATGGGAAG GTGGTGGGTGCCAAGGTTGTGACGAATGCCCGCAGTCCTGGAGCTCGCTGTTACGGCTTTGTCACTATGTCCACAGCTGAAGAGGCAACAAAATGCATTAGCCATTTGCATAAGACTGAGCTGCATGGCAAAATGATCTCAGTGGAAAAG GCCAAAAGTGAGCCTGCTGGCAAGAGAGTGCCTGacaggagagatggagacagcAAGAAGGAGAAGGCCAGCACCAGTGACAG GTCAGCAACcctgaagagggaggagaaagccGACAGAAAAGACGATGCCAAAAAGGGGGACGATGGGAGCACAGAGAAGACCAAGGACTCGGACGATCAGAAGCCTGGGCCTTCAGAGCGCTCAAGGACCACCAAGTCAG GAAGCCGTGGTACCGAGCGCACTGTGGTGATGGACAAGTCCAAAGGTGTGCCTGTCATCAGTGTGAAGACATCTGGGTCCAAAGAGAGA GCCTCCAAAAGCCAGGACCGAAAGTCGGCCAGCCGGGAAAAGCGGTCTGTTGTGTCCTTTGACAAGGTTAAAGAGTCCCGAAAGTCCAGAGACTCTGAGTCACGGAG GGAGCGGGAGCGCAGCGAGCGGGAGCAGCGGCTGCAGGCACAGTGGGAGCGGGAGGAGCGGGAGAGGCTAGAGATCGCCCGTGAGCGCCTGGCTTTCCACCGCCATCGGCTAGAGCGTGAGCGCATGGAGCGGGAGCGGCTGGAGCGGGAGCGCATGCATGTGGAGCAGGAGCGGAGGCGTGAGCAGGAGCGCATCCACCGCGAACGAGAGGAGCTGCGAAGGCAACAGGAGCTGCGCTATGAGCAGGAGCGCAGGCCAGCCGTGCGCAGGCCCTATGATGTGGATGGCCG GCGCGATGATGCCTACTGGCCAGAAGCCAAACGGGCCGCACTGGATGACCGCTACCACTCAGATTTTGGACGCCAGGACCGCTTCCATGACTTCGACCACAGAGACCGGGGCCGCTATCCCAACCACTCCGTGGACAG GAGAGAAGGTTCAAGGTCGATGATGGGAGACCGAGATGGACAG CATTACCCTGAGCGCCATGGAGGACCTGAACGCCATGGCCGGGACTCTCGAGATGGCTGGGGCTACAGCTCCAACAAGAGAATAAGTGAAGGCCGAGggctgcccccacctcccag GGGCAGGCGTGACTGGGGGGAGCACAGTCGGAGACTTGAAGACGACCGGGCGTGGCAGGGCGCAGCTGACGGAGGCATGATGGAACGTGAGCACAAGAGGTGGCAAG GAGGTGAGAGGAGCATGTCAGGCCACTCAGGACCCGGCCACATGATGAACCGTGGAGGCATGTCAGG GCGTGGCAGTTTCGCCCCTGGTGGAGCCTCACGTGGCCATGTGATCCCGCGTGGAGGGATGCAGGGAGGCTTTGGAGGACAGAGTCGGGGCAGCAGACCCAGTGACGCCCGCTTCACCCGCCGCTACTGA
- the Micos13 gene encoding MICOS complex subunit MIC13 produces MVARVWSLMRFLIKGSVAGGAVYLVYDQELLGPSDKSEAALRKAEEVVPPAMYQFSQYVCQQTGLEMPQLPAPPKINFPNFRDSWNSGIISVMAALSVAPTKAREYSKEGWEYVKEHTK; encoded by the exons ATGGTGGCTCGAGTGTGGTCGCTAATGAG GTTCCTCATCAAGGGAAGCGTGGCGGGGGGAGCAGTCTACCTTGTTTATGACCAGGAGCTGCTGGGGCCCAGCGACAAGAGCGAGGCTGCCCTACGGAAGGCCGAGGAGGTGGTGCCACCAGCAATGTACCAGTTCAGCCAGTATGTGTGCCAGCAGACGGGTCTGGAGATGCCACAG ctcccagcccctCCAAAGATTAACTTTCCGAACTTCCGTGACTCCTGGAACTCAG GCATCATTTCCGTCATGGCAGCTTTGTCAGTGGCCCCCACCAAGGCCCGAGAATACTCCAAGGAGGGCTGGGAGTACGTGAAAGAGCACACCAAGTAA